TGTTATTGGCTGCAGAGTTGCTCATTCAACTTTTATATTGAAGAAAGTTTTCAATTTGCCAGAAACACGTTCCGGTGCATCAAGTATCCTAATACCAGTAATTggatatttaatgaaaaaaatccTTCGAATCACTTGTATTTGAATGTTAATGTCTGGTCTTTTATTCTGGTACTAATTATATTATTGTAGGTTGATTAATGTAAGTTTCTCGCTtagattttagattttaaccctCAAAATTAAATAAGCGAGTTATATTAACTACAAAATAAGCGATAGCCAATTTGAATATATCCATGTCTATCATATCCAATTTAATTGAACAAGAGAAATGTAAGACATGTTCGAGACCATTTAAGGAAGGGCGTCAAAGAGGAATGCTCGTTTCAGAACAGAAAAAAGGACGttagaaaaaataaagatttcATCATGTTTCTAGTTAAAACACTTCTAGCAAAAACTCATATCAGCGTAAGTGTTTTCTACGTAAACAAATCCTAACGACCCTTATTTTGTCGTCCATTTGTTCAATTGGGCTAGTCATGCACAGAAAGCCCAAACCTAATATCCACAAAACTTGGATAGCCCAAATCCAAAATCAACTTCCAAAAAGAGCTCCAcgtcatttaaaaaaaagaaacaaataaagaaagaaaattaaaatataaagagAGCAAACATGCCCTACGCTGCGCCTACCACGCCttccaaggttttttttttttttttttttttttttttttgtttcgcTGCTTCTCGTTTTACCACCAAAATTGCCGTTTACTGAAAGGgctttaaaataaataaaactctctctctctctctctctctccatcttcCTCGAAGCTCCAGTTCCAGAACTCTCTTCGAAACGCCGCCGTATCTTTCCCTCAGGTACATCTTCTACTTCCAATGCCTTTCGTTTCCGTTTCTTACTGTTATGCTTTTCAGTTAGCGTTTATCTTATCGTACCAAACCCTAGGCCTATTCCTGGTTAGGTTGTTCTTTGTTGCTTTAATTTGACTACATATTAGACTAcgtattatttaattttcaatgAGAGTTGTTTTCccttctgttttgttttgttagtaTTCAGATTGGAAGTGCAATATGTAGAAATTTaggtgcaatttttttttagatttttttgaaaatttggaattttgacattgaaattaaacaggTAGGAATTACACCCAGATGTAATGAATAGTTGAAAACACATCAGAATTTTATCGAACCTGCGTTTTTATTCATTCATTAGTGGTGTCTGGGATGATTTGAATGCATTTATCTTGAAAGGGTTTACACAGTTGCTCTGTCAAATAGTGCCCAAGCTGTAGTTTTGATGGTTAATTAGTTGTCGTAATTCCGTTTTATGAGTTTGATCCTAAGTACATTTTTACACTACATATTATGAATTTAGAAATTAATCAGTTTCTTTACTAACGCATGTTAAAACGTGTTTTTAAGAACTATTTTATTAATTGAAGATATGTTTGATGGATGCTTGAGAACGTTAGTCAGTGTCCATCTGTGTCTGACCTGTTTTTAGAGGCTTATACCTAACTTTTTTCCTACTGTTCCATGATAACAGCTCTAGTAGCACCCAGAGGTTACagttttgccaaaaaaaaaagtagagaaCATTTTACTCTACCTTTTAAAGTGGTTAGTTCTTAATTACAGTGTTGGATTGCATACCTAATTGTAAGTGGGACACTGTCTCGCTCCTCTCGAATGGTTGTAGTGTTTATAAGTTCATTGTTTATATTCTCGCAGTTGGTACGGCAGTAAGGCAATAATTTGATTGTCAGGTATGGCAGACAGTGAGACAGTTGTTGCTCAAACATCTGATGTGATGGGGTATACATCAGCAGGATATGCTGATGCCAGCTCAAATATTGCTCCTGATACGGGTGCGTTACATTCTGAGGCTACCCCAGAGTTTTCTACCACGCCTGGTGGTTCTAGCATAGGCGATGGAAATGCATATTCTGCGGATCTCAATTCTCTCATGCAAGAATCACAAAGTTACACAACATATGAGACCAAACCGGCTGTTGGAGTGACAGATGCTAGTGGGAATGTTGCTAGTAATGAAAATGAAGTCTTGGAGTCATCTCAAGTTGCTAGTTATGATTCTTCTATGAATGGTGTTATTGCTTCTGGAGTGGGAACTGTTTCATCAGTTGATAATGGAGATGCTTCAGATAATGCTAAACCTCTTGATCCGCAACAATTTGGGGATGCTTCTGGTATGTTTTCTTGCATGTTATCTGGGTGAGATTAATTGACTTTTATTTAGCCACATGAAACCTATACCTTTCAGTAATTGATCTCAAAGTTAGCTTGTGATGATGTAATAGTAGTTTGTTAGACAAACCTCATGTTCTTGTCTGAATTGGACATTATTAAGGATTAGTTTAGTAAAAGATATGCACTCATCATGTAAGCACATCCGGAGAAGTTTCTAACAATGTCCAAGTTATCTTGTTGCTGTCATGGTAGTGGGATTTAAACGTGTGGTAATCCTATCGTTTGGTGTGTGAATTGATAATGTCTTATTTCTGGTAAATCCATAAGTTGTCAGTAAGCCAATAGAGAGTACTATTTACGGATAAAATTCTGAACATGTCATCATATGCTTTAAGGTTACAGTAAATACATTATGATGCTTGTGTTAGAATTCCTCTGTCCCACATCGGCCATAAGGCTTGAGAACAAgccctttaaatagaattaccccactctaactaacaccgaggccttttgtgataaaaactccACACCTGATGGATTGAGCAAGTGgccaagtggggacagtatctgTGTCGTCGGATAGTAACTGTACCCTCAGGAACAGATTGGTTGTTTTGTTCATTATTTTCCTTTAACGAATCTACCATTTTTCAAAACACAGGGATATTAAATTTTGGGATTTCGATAGCGAGTTTGTAGTTGTATCTACAAATCTTCACATGTTTGCGATTTTGTTATTCCTTATAGATTATGCTTCTGGATTTACTTCATTAGCAGTTTATGTGttttcttatatttatttatttcctttCTTTTGGTGCAGCCATGTCTGTCGAAGAAGATAGACTGTGGAATATTGTGAGGGCTAATTCCTTGGATTTCAATTCCTGGACTGCTTTAATTGAAGAGACAGAGAGGGTTGCAGAGGTACGTTTGCTGATTTTTTAGTCATTAGATGAATCTTTTGGGTGAGTGTGAATCATCTGAGGTTGAAAAAGATAAGGTTTTGGCGGAGAAATTGTTGTTATTTAAATATGAATCATATGAGGTTGCAAAACTGTGAATTTCACTGTACCTTGTACCGTTGTACATGTTCTTAGATATTTCTGTGATTGTCAGCTGCCTTAGCATACTACGGTGTTCCCATGGTTTTGCATTAGTgggtaaatatgaaattaacaATCTTTTGAAATAGCTGCAATTTATGTGTGTAATCTTAgatcttatttttttattttatgcggCATGACAGATGGTATCTAACCTTTAGTCAATAAATGGCCTTAGAAGATAGAGGGTAAGTTTTAGTACTAATTTTTCTTACCAAGAAAATAAATTGATAGTAGTACCAAttggaaaatgaaataaatgtaGTGGTAATAATAGTAGTGAGATAGTGAGGAAAGGAGGATTTCCAAACTAGTAAGTTAGTAACTCAGTCTGCCCCTTTATATTATGGAAATGGTAATATGCGATAAATTTTGTGGTAACTCAATCATATTGTTGTTCTTATAAGTGAAATCTTTACTTGGTGTTTGCAATCAAATTGGTGTTTGCCACAACTCTTGCTGTTGGAATCTATCTACTGACTATTTGAATATGATTCATGCATTTACGTAGCAATTCTTTTTTGAACTAACAAATTGCTTTACGTTTATATGCAGGATAACATATTGAAAATTCGGAAAGTTTATGATGCATTTTTAGCAGAGTTTCCGTTGTGTTATGGTTATTGGAAAAAGTATGCAGATCATGAGGCACGTCTAGGTTCTATCGATAAAGTTGTGGAGGTCTATGAACGAGCAGTTCAAGGTGTTACCTATTCAGTTGATATCTGGTTGCATTACTGCATTTTTGCTATAAACACATATGGAGATCCAGACACTGTCAGAAGGTAATAGATCTTCATTTATGCATTGTTGGTGCTGGTCTTTGCTTTGGTAGTTCATGGTCGCATGGTTTCTCAGTTGCAACATACTGGTGTTCTTGCTTTCTAACGTCATTTCAGTATGATTGCAACAGTGATTCCTCACATGTATTTCCGGAAAGGTTTGAAGGGAATGCACTTTTGAAATGCTTTTCTGATGTGCAATCCCTTGCTTTTGAGGCTACAGTATGAGTgtagctttttgttttttgttttaaacgATCTAATTCCATTTTTTGACCTCAAATATATGTTCTACCGTACCATGAAGACCTGCATCTTAGTAATTTAGAAGTCAATGAATTATGGCTCTATTTAACTTTGACACTCTGAAGTGCATCATTATGCAAATTGCTGCTGGGAAGATCTCGTCCAGTTAAGGGCTTAGATGGCCTCTATCACTGCTCCATTTGACGGACATAGTATGGTTTTATTCAGGAAGGTAAATGCAGCGTTCAGAAGTGTCATATGGTGTTAGAATGAATTGTGCCGGTGTCTCCCTTTCATGGATGTGTTTACCTCAGCTGTATTTATGTTTGTACTCATCTCACCACAATACTGCATGTTAATGGCATTTCAGGTTGTTTGAGCGAGGACTTGCTTATGTTGGAACAGATTACCTATCATTTACTCTTTGGGATAAGTACATAGAATATGAGTACATGCAGCAGGAGTGGGGCCGCCTTGCCATGATCTATTCACGAATATTAGAGAACCCAAATCAGCAATTGGATCGGTATTGGAACAGGTGACCACCAGCTGCAGatttacatatttgtttaatttaaaatttattttctgggtttttttttccttctctctttttgGGTACAGTGCTTTAGTTTTTCAGTTTATGCATTTATATCTCACAATAGCATGGCATTGAAGATAATGTCAGCGGTGATTGCCTATGCTTGTTGctgtttttgaattatttactTGGTAGGGCAAGGGACAAGTGTATCACTGCATGCTCGGCTAGTATTATTTActcatttgaaattcaaatgttTATTGTCTTATTTCCATTTGGGGTGCCTGGTTCCAATTTTTTGTCCTGGAATGTATGCTGTAGTTGATGGACGTACCATGCATGCGGGTAACCCTGTACCTTTGAAGTGTTCAAATATAGTACAAATATATTCTACTTGTCATCAAGTATAGAATGCCCTTCATAATATttggttataacttataagtTTATATATGTGTCTAGGATTTGTGGTTCTCATAAAATTATACCAAATCTACAATTTTGTACGTTTACATGCAATTTTGAATGTTTCTCTATGGGCATGAACACTTATGTGGATAGTGCACCATTAGTTGCATAGTTTTGAAATTTGCTTGTATTAATCCTAGTGCCAATGGTTTTAACAGTTTTAAGGAGTTAGCTGGAAGTCGGCCACTCTCAGAATTGAGGACTGCCGAAGAAGCTGCAGCTGCAGCAGGTGCACATTCAGAGGGCACTGACAAAGTAAATGGGGAAGAGGTTCAATCTGATGGTGCAGAACAATCTCCTAAACCTGTAAGTGCTGGTTTAACAGAAGCAGAGGAGTTGGAGAAGTATATCACCATTAGAGAAGAGGTGTATAAGAAAGCTAAAGAGTTCGATTCTAAGATCATTAGTTTTGAAACAGCTATTAGGAGGCCCTACTTTCACGTGCGGCCTCTCAATTCTGTAGAGCTTGAAAATTGGACCAGCTACCTAGACTATATAGAAAGGGAAGGCGACTTGAACAAGGTATTTTCAGTGTATTTGATTTATGGCTTGACTCTTTTTAGTTGCCCTGCTTGTTATACATTAACTCACAATCGAGTAATATTTGCTGCACATATGCTTTATTGGCT
This genomic stretch from Pyrus communis chromosome 2, drPyrComm1.1, whole genome shotgun sequence harbors:
- the LOC137725499 gene encoding pre-mRNA-processing factor 39-1-like isoform X1 — encoded protein: MADSETVVAQTSDVMGYTSAGYADASSNIAPDTGALHSEATPEFSTTPGGSSIGDGNAYSADLNSLMQESQSYTTYETKPAVGVTDASGNVASNENEVLESSQVASYDSSMNGVIASGVGTVSSVDNGDASDNAKPLDPQQFGDASAMSVEEDRLWNIVRANSLDFNSWTALIEETERVAEDNILKIRKVYDAFLAEFPLCYGYWKKYADHEARLGSIDKVVEVYERAVQGVTYSVDIWLHYCIFAINTYGDPDTVRRLFERGLAYVGTDYLSFTLWDKYIEYEYMQQEWGRLAMIYSRILENPNQQLDRYWNSFKELAGSRPLSELRTAEEAAAAAGAHSEGTDKVNGEEVQSDGAEQSPKPVSAGLTEAEELEKYITIREEVYKKAKEFDSKIISFETAIRRPYFHVRPLNSVELENWTSYLDYIEREGDLNKVVKLYERCLIACANYPEYWIRYVLCMEASGSMDIANNALARATQVFVKRQPEIHLFAARFKEQSGDIPGAQAAYQLVHSELSPGLLEAIVKHANMEHRLGNVEAAYSLYEQAIAIEKGKEHSQTLPMLYAQYSRFTYLVSSNAEKAREILDGALEHIQLSRAFLESMIVFETIQPLPKRINHIDSLVVKFIEPSSESPNFASVTDREELSGIYLEFVNLFGDAQSIKKAEDRHAKLFLPHRSSTSELKKRQAEDFLSSDKVKLAKGYSGVPSPVQSVMGAYPNTQNQWPSGYGVQPQAWPPATQATQGQQWPAGYTQQPYNAYSGYGAGYTNPQAPAVAPQTAAYGAYPSTYPPQQAVPPQSYAHPAVAAVAPAPQPASAPQAYYGSYY
- the LOC137725499 gene encoding pre-mRNA-processing factor 39-1-like isoform X2, which gives rise to MADSETVVAQTSDVMGYTSAGYADASSNIAPDTGALHSEATPEFSTTPGGSSIGDGNAYSADLNSLMQESQSYTTYETKPAVGVTDASGNVASNENEVLESSQVASYDSSMNGVIASGVGTVSSVDNGDASDNAKPLDPQQFGDASAMSVEEDRLWNIVRANSLDFNSWTALIEETERVAEDNILKIRKVYDAFLAEFPLCYGYWKKYADHEARLGSIDKVVEVYERAVQGVTYSVDIWLHYCIFAINTYGDPDTVRRLFERGLAYVGTDYLSFTLWDKYIEYEYMQQEWGRLAMIYSRILENPNQQLDRYWNSFKELAGSRPLSELRTAEEAAAAAGAHSEGTDKVNGEEVQSDGAEQSPKPVSAGLTEAEELEKYITIREEVYKKAKEFDSKIISFETAIRRPYFHVRPLNSVELENWTSYLDYIEREGDLNKVVKLYERCLIACANYPEYWIRYVLCMEASGSMDIANNALARATQVFVKRQPEIHLFAARFKEQSGDIPGAQAAYQLVHSELSPGLLEAIVKHANMEHRLGNVEAAYSLYEQAIAIEKGKEHSQTLPMLYAQYSRFTYLVSSNAEKAREILDGALEHIQLSRAFLESMIVFETIQPLPKRINHIDSLVVKFIEPSSESPNFASVTDREELSGIYLEFVNLFGDAQSIKKAEDRHAKLFLPHRSSTSELKKRQAEDFLSSDKVKLAKGYSGVPSPVQSVMGAYPNTQNQWPSGYGVQPQAWPPATQATQGQQWPAGYTQQPYNAYSGYGAGYTNPQAPAVAPQTAAYGAYPSTYPPQAVPPQSYAHPAVAAVAPAPQPASAPQAYYGSYY